The Hippopotamus amphibius kiboko isolate mHipAmp2 chromosome 3, mHipAmp2.hap2, whole genome shotgun sequence genomic interval agatgaAAGGACTTGATCCATAAGTGGCAGACCAGAACTCCAAGCCACAAGCCAATGTTTCCTCTAAACCTTCACTTGTCCAGAAACAGAAGCCATGGACCACCTGTAGCTGAGGAGTACCAGAGATGTGGCTAGTCTGCACTGAGATGTGCTGTACGGGTCAAGTACACACTGAAAACAGAATGGAAACTATCTCAGTAATTTGTATATTGATTACACGTTCAAATgagaatattttggatatattgggtgaaatagaatatataattaaaattaacctGTTTCTTTACTTGTTACTTTCTTAAAATGTGGcttctcaggaattccctggaggaccagtggttaggactcgactgccgtgggcctgggttcgagccctggtcagggaactaagatcccacaagccgcacagcacagccaaaaataaaaaaagtttggCTTAGCCAATTTCTAGTCTAGGAAATTGTAAATTACATTTGAGGCTCATATTATATTTCTTACACACAGGGCTGATCTGTTACTTGTGTCTCTAGACTCACAGGAGATGTTCTTTTGTGGCAAAGTGAAAGGTCCTTGCTAGAAGATTATGCCAGGCAGTGGGAAGTACATCAGGCTACTTGCCCTGGCAGCATGATAACTGGCCCAGAGTTAAATAACTCTGCACAATACCTAGACCAGAACAGTGAAACTGTAAAAATGGGgctacctgctgtgtgaccttgggcaagtcacttgccctctctgagtCTTACTTTCCTCCCTAACACATCAAAACCACCTGAAATTATTTGATTCTTGTTGGTTGCCTGCTTTCCTCTGTCTAGGATGTAAtacccatgagggcagggaccttgctCATCTCCTCATTCACCTTCTGAAcctagcacataataggtgctcaataaccaTCTGGTAAatggatgaatggggagattggtcCCTCCTTGCAAGACCCTCACCCCAGGTGGAGCAAAGGAAGATTCCTGGGAgaatggggggcggggagggcagtgGGCTGCTGAGAACAAGGAAAAGTGGCCTGGGGACCAGAAGTCCCTGTGGGTCACTGTTCTGTCCCTGCCCCTTGTCCTGGTGGGTGCAGGCCGCTTTGAAGCATCGGTGATCGAGGAGCGGCGAAAGGGGGCCGAGGACCTGCTTCGCTTCACTGTGCACATCCCCGCGCTGAACAACAGCCCGCAACTCAAGGAGTTCTTCCGGGTATGTGTACCTGCTCTTCCCCCGTCCCCAGCACCTGGGAAGCTTACCTGCCCACCAGGCTGTGTCCTGTGACTCCCCCTGGCTGGTCTTTCTCTGCCGCAGGGAGGGGAGGTGACACGGCCCTCCGAGACGTCCAGAGACCTGAACATCCTGCCACCCCCTCTGATCCCCACACCGCCCCTCGACGAGCCCCGGGTGCAGCCTCATGAGCCCTGGTTGCCCCAGCCGCTCCCCGCAGAGAGGAGGGGCCTCGAGGAACTGGAGGTGCCAGGtacatggggtgggagggggagccaGGGCTGGAGGATCCAGGGCGTGTGTGTATGAAGGGTGGGGACCACTCCCTCCTCAGTGAAAAGCCTGGGGTGTCTCCCAGCTCCTCTGCCACTATCCTGCTGAGCACaggtcattttccttctctgggctATAGCTTcttaatctgtgaaatgggtacaaACGCCAAGAATGCCCGTGGTTGCTGCAGGGATTCGGTGAGAGGGTAATTACATTTTGAAAgctggaaaataataaaagcaggcATGAATGTCCCCACTGATCTATTCCTCAGTGGACCCCCCgccctccagccctgcccaggagGCCCTGGATCTCCTCTTTAACTGCGAGAGCGCCGAGGACGTGTCCAGCTCCCCTGCCCGAGGCCCCCTCACTGAGGCTGAGCTTGCCCTCTTCGACCCCTTCTCCAAGGAAGGTAACAAGTTGGGACaaatggggtggggagtggggcagggggagtgggggagCTGGGCAGGGGTTCCTTAGAGGCAGGGGCATAGCCAGCAGCTGGCCTGCGCCTTGCCTGTGTAAATCCGAGAAAGGTGCCCCCTGTGGGCGAAAGGCAGCCTTGATGAGAATTAGAAGCAGTGCCCCTCCCCAAGGTGCTGTGGCTGCATGGCGAGCTGGATGCCCCTGTACAGGGAACAACCATGGAGGAAGTGAGCCGCTTCCCACCATGGCATCTTCTCCCTGAGAAAGCTCGGGAACCAGCTGGGTGTCACACTGCCCTGGGAGGGTTTCGGTTCCTTTGttggaagcctgaggtgggggTTTCCTGGCTAGCTTGGAATCTGGCTGTAGATCTGCCAAGTGGCCCTGTTGGTCAAGGGAGTGAAGGTCTGGGCTCAGGGGACAGAAGAGGAGGCCCCTGGAGCCCCTGCTGGCATGTGGGGGCACCAGAGCTGGAAACCCCCCTCCATGCACACCCCATGGAGGCCCTGGTCCTGAGCTCCTTGTCAGATCAGGGACTTGACAATCCCAGGCTCTGAGATCTTTTAGTTTTCAAATTCTCCGAGTTAATGCTGTTACTGCAATTGGGGTGTAAGTGGCTGATCATTATGAAACAGTTTCATTTTGTTGGCTTCCCTTCTTTATTCTTTGGTGACCTTTTGGGCAGGCCCTTAGCTTTCTGACCAGTTTCAGGCATTCGCGTTCTCTCACCCTAGGGTCTGATCCCAATCAGGACCTCAGTCTCCTATCCAGTTTTCAGCCTTATGCCCCCTCCACCAGCTCAGGCCTGACTGGTATCTGTGAGGAGTGtccttttacttttcttgttctgctccctcccctccagggtTGGGGAAGGGAAAGATGGGTTTGGAGGGGAAAGACAAGAGTGGTGTCACCATGGCTGATAACCCAGCCACAGAGAGGCAGGCAGCCGGACACTGTGCCTTGCTCCAGTCAAGCCCCGTGGGTGCCCAGAGCCCAGATGCTTGGGCAGGAGCCTGTCAAGACTTCTCAAAGGCAGCTCCCGTCTTATGGGACTTTCCCTCGGCCCATGGAAAAACTCCTAAATCCTTGCCCCCACCAAGCCTGGAAGTGCACTTTGCTCAGATGCTGCCTGCTGTCTTTGCTCCACTTTGTGTGCACCTCCAGCCAGCCTTTCACCATCAGAACTGTCCAGGCGAGGAGCCGGCGCTCATCTCTCTCTCCTCAGCACATACACCAGGCGCTTGAACTCAAGTACTAGGGCGTCCCAGGAACTCTTCCGTCTTCTGCTCCGTTAGCAACACAGGGAGGGCTCTAGTCCTACTGCGAAGTGAGACGTCACCTTCCCTTCCCGTAAGAGGCCTCTGGTCTCCACATGGGGTCCCTTGGATAGGGTTGGAGAGAGGCCCACCCTTCCCTCTCCAGGCCAGTGGTGTGTAGTGGTGGTTCCTAGTCTTgcaccttctctttttttcccctcattatttatttatttatttatttgtatttatttaattattttggctgcaccaggtctcagttgtgacatgcaggctcttcgttgtggcatgcaagctctttagttgtggcatgcaaactcttaattgcagcatgcaaagttccccaaccagggatcaaacctgggccccctgtattgggaatgcagagtcttacccactggaccaccaaggaagtccccccatACCTTCCCTTTAAAGGAGTTTTCATCAACGATTCACCAGATCTCTAGCCTTCTTTTGTGTAAGCTAAAAAGAAGGGGATCTTCCACCATCTCTTTGCCAGTCCTACTCTTCACTCCAGAATGTGCAAATACCTACCACCCATTGTCTTCACATTTCCGGCCTCAGTTGAAATTGTAAGACCTTAAAAAAAGCCTTGAGATTCTCTGGATCCATTATTCTAAGATTCCAAGGCTTGGAGCATTTCTACCCTTGACCTGGCATAGTTGGTCCAGCAGCCTTCAATTAAACTTTATggaggtgggcttcctaggtggcgcagtggttaagaatccgcctgccaatgcagaggtcatgggttcgatcccagctccaggaagatcccatatgccgcggagcaactaagcccgtgtgccaaaaaagaaaaaaaaaaaaaaaaaacaaataaactttaTGGAGGAAATTCTTGGATTTGTAGATCAAGTGTAGTCAGGAGGGAAGTAGAACCAGTGACCCAGAGCTCGCAAACTAATGTTAATGTTTACTAAAGGAAGAATCAGGCCacgttgtacatctgaaacttatgtaatattataaatcaactatacctcaatgtaaataaaaaattaggTAGGTAAGGCTGTTTTTACAAAAGTACATGAACTCCACCAATCAAATAGATCATGGCTAGTGTGCTATACACAAGTGGTTTTTGGATTGCTCAGGCTCTGAAAAACCTAGGACAGGTTGGTGGGCAAGAGAGGTCTGGGGATGGGCAGCAGGCCCTGGGAAAAGGAGGGCCGCTCTTGCCTGAGTCCTCCATATCTGATTGCAGAAGGTGTAGGCCCCAGTCCTACCCACATAAGTGAGCTGGCAGCACTGGAGGCGGAATCTGAAAGGCTGGATCAGGAGCCCTGGGAGCCCGGAGggcaggtggaggaagaggatgaggaaggAGGGCCCACCCCCGCCTATCTCAGCCAAGCCACAGAGCTCATCACCCAGGCTCTACGGGACGAGAAGGCAGGTGCCTACCCTGCAGCTTTGCAGGGCTATCGGGACGGCGTGCACATCCTACTTCAGGGAGTTCCTGGTGAGCAGGACTGGAGGGTGGAGGGTCAAGCCTGGGGTCCTGGATGGTGCAGTGAAGGGAACGGAAAGTGAAAAACACGCAAAGATCAGAATTGCTCCCCACTGACCAGTTGAATAACCTTGGGCTATTTCTTTACCCCTTgtggtctcagttttcttatgtgtAAAACAGGGAGAATATATCTGACTCCCAGAGAGTAGGGAAAGACACATGGTGATGCTCTACGAACTGTAAGGGGCTAGACCAGGGGTTCTGAATCCAGGTACCTGCGACCAGCCATTCTGTCTTCACAGGTGACCCATCACCTGCCCGCCGGGAGGGTGTGAAGAAGAAGGCGGCCGAGTACCTGAAGCGGGCAGAGGAAATCCTGCACCTGCATCTGTCCCAGCTCTCACCCTGAGATGGGAGTGGACCCTTTCCTAGGACTCTAGCTGCAGCACTGCCAGCCACCCTCTTCTCATCTCTGGTGCCTGGCCTGATCTCCTGGTCTTGTAACTCCAGAGGCCATTTCTGTATGTAACTGGatcaagaatgagaaaaataatgaattctcAGCTCCTTGACCCCACCTGCCACCTTGGAATCAGGGATTCACACGTCTGATCCTGCTTGTCTCTCATCTTGATACGTGAGCAGCAGCTCTTTTCCCTGAGCTCCCTGTTTATCCATCTGGAACCAGGGTCTGCAAACTACATCCTGCAGCCAAATATGgcccactgcctttttttttttaaggcctatGAGCTAGaagagtttttacttttttttaattgttgaaaaaATTCAGAAGAATAATATTCTGTGACAGGTGAAAATTATATGGAATTTGAgtgtctaaaaaataaaagtttattggaacacaaccaggCTCGTTCATTTAAGTGTTGTCTATGGTTACTTTCTCACTATGccagcagagttgaatagttgcagAGTTGACTGGTTGCGACCTGTAAATCCCAGAACATTCATTGTTCTGGCCCTTTGCAAAAAAAGTCTGCTGACCCCTGATCTAGAAAATAGGGATAAGAgtctccagggaaacagaagagaatgacAGTAAGGCCGATTGAGCCAGGTTATTGGGTGAAGAGGAACCAAAGCGGATGTCCGCACTTGCGGTGGGCGGTTCAAAGCCAAACAGTTACGGATCAGAGGGCTGGAGCCTGGGAAGGCGTGGCCCCACTCCTGCTCCGCCTCTCCTACAAAGCGATTGGTTGCGGAAGGGACTACAAACCGGTGCATCATGGGAGTGGTCGGGACTACACCGGTGCATTTTGGGGGGCTTTAGCGGGGCGTGAGCGTGAGGAGCGCTGTAGACGACGCGGAACTACAACGCAGAGCACCTCGGGAGGCCTGCTCGCAGATTTGTGGGAGGCGACGGGACTCGGTGAGTGGACTGAGCTGCCAAACGGGCGGCGGGAACGTTTAGACCAGGGCGGGGAGGCGGGCCCGGTGGGgtcggccccgccccgccccgcctcccctgAGCCTCCGCTGGCCTTGGCGTGCCCTCCCGCAGGATGGGGCCGGGGGCCGCCGCTGTCCGCGGGATGTTGAACGCCCATCCTTTCCCCCCAGCCCACCCATGCCCGGCTACGAGCTGCCCGTGGGCACGTGCCTGGACATGTGTCCGGCCGCCGAGCGCGCCCAGCGCGAAAAGGAGCGCCGCCTGCACCGCTTCGAGGTGGCGCCGGGGCGCCGCGGGGAGCGGCCCCGAGCAGACCCGCAGCGCGCAGTGAAGGAGTACAGTCGGCCGGCCGCCGGGAAGAGCCGGCCCGCGCCGAGTCAGCTGCGTCCGCCGTCCGTGCTCCTGGCCACCGTGCGGTACCTGGCCAGCGAGGTGGCCGAGCGCACCGACGCGTCCCGCGCGGAGGTGGCCAGCTTCGTGGCGGACCGGCTGCGCGCGGTGCGGCTGGACCTGGCCCTGCAGGGCGCGGGCGACGCCGAAGCGGCGCTGGTGCTGGAAACGGCGCTGGCAGTGCTGCTGGCCGTGGTGGCGCGGCTCGGACCCAATACAGCGCACGGGCCAGCGGACCCGATGTTGCTGCAGGCCCAGGTGCAGGAGGGCTTTGGTTCTCTGCGGCGCTGCTACGCGCTGAGCGCCGGGCCCCACTCCCGCCAAGCCACCTTCCAGAGCCTTTTTCTGCTCTATAACCTAGGTGAGTCGGGGTCCCTGCGATAGAGCAGATCGATCGCGGGGGCAGGCGGCCTTCCATGCGGACAGTGGAGGCCGGgaaaggaagaatttttaaagccttACCAATAGCTacctccccatccctgcctcctaAATGTGTGTCTCGGCCAATGCACAAGATCCACTGAGACCCTTCTTGGACCTTCTGGCCTGTCCCTTCCCATCTTTGGGACTCAGTTTTCTCGCTGTGAAAGTGGAGGGGATGGGGTTGGAATGGGACAGTTGACCTAGATAgtgattttcaagttttttttaagcCTCCAAGTTCAGTCAGTGTTGCAAAGCGGCCAAGAACACCTATGCCAACAAATATATGAGACAGCAGGTTCAAGACTAGATCTTTTCCATGGATGCATGGTGCATTTTAATACATTCTATTTAACTGTAATAAAATGCTGTTGATTTCACAACCCACTAATGGGTCAGAAGCCTCAGTTTACAAAAAGTGACCCAAGTTTCCAGTGTGATGATTCTCCTTGGAAGGGGAGCAGAGGcagaattcaaaaaagaaatcGCCTTACCAGGCGGACAGGGGAAGGTGTGGCAGGGGCAACTCCCAAATCTTGGGGCAGCTAGGGCAGTGGAGAAAGGGCTGGGTTGGAAGTCTGAAAACTCGGATTTGGTTGGGTCAAGTTCTACTGCATACGGACTCTAAGACCGTCTCAGGCAAGTCATTAAATTATCTGGGCCTGTTTCCTTCCTCTGTAGACACTGCCTCACTTTATTACAAGGACCCAGACTATTTGAAGGGGTCTGGAACCGCTGGCAACAAATTCTGATATGGCCTGGGAAGTGGCCcaggggaaaaggagaagggagggtgggcttggcctggggcaggggtgtggccagagcaggagggatggggtggggtggggtggggagtgaggccCGGTGATGAGCTCTTTggagggcaggaggaagtggCGGCTGAAGACCCAAGCAGGTTGGCGGGAAGATAAGGGGAGACCTAAGGGGATGGCACGGAAAGTGGGTCTGCTCCAAAAGGAATCAGCGTCCTCATTCAGGTTTCCCGCCCTCACAGGCTCGTTGGAGGCCCTTCACGAGGTTCTGCAGCTCCCCGCTGCCCTGCGTTCCTGCCCAGCCCTGCGCACGGCCCTGGCAGTCGACTCTGCCTTCCGCGAAGGCAACACCGCACGCCTGTTTCGCCTGCTCCGGACCCTGCCCTACCTTCAGAGCTGCGCCGTGCAGTGCCATGTGGGCCGTGCCCGCCGGGGAGCCCTGGCCCGCCTCGCTCGTGCCCTGAGCACTCCTAAGGGCCAGACTTTGCCCCTGGGCTTCATGGTCCACCTGCTGGCCCTGGATGGGCCCAAGGAGGCACAGGACCTGTGCCAGGCCCACGGACTGCCCTTAGATGGACAGGAGAGAGTTGTGTTCCTGAGGGGTCGCTACACTGAGGAGGGGCTGCCACCTGCCGGGACCTGCCAAGTACTGGTAGGGAACAAACTTGGAGGGCGCACCCTGGAAGAGGTGGTCatggcagaggaggaagatgaggctaTGGACAGACCCAGGTCTGTGACGTGAGGAGAGCTGTGCAGTCTTCCAGAGCCCCAGGACTGGGGCTGAAGCACTCAggtttcttttttcaagattccCACACAATAAAAGGAACTTGTCTTGCAGGGACAACAGCTTTatttggggagggcagggaggaattGAGACATGCTGCTAGGGGCGTAGAGGGAGAGGAACCCAAATTGGGCAATGCCCTATccaccctgtgcctcagtttccctgctggTCACTGAGGGGTAGCTCTGGTGGTCTCTGAGTTGACATTTAAGGTTGGCATTATGCgtcctcacccacccacccaccaccaaGAGCAGTAGGTTGTTTTGCCGTTTCCACCATCCTTGTCTCCTGTTTACCCTCTGCCCACCAAGAGTCAGGAAGAGGGAAATTTTCATCTGGGGCCTGTCACTTCCTTCAAGCATCCACACTGGTGGGACCCCAAGCTGTTGCCTCAGAAGTTTGCGAGGGTCCTGTGGTCGTGTCCTTTCCTAGCATCAGGGGGAGATGGGGACACACTCAAAGAAAACAAGTGGGAAAAGGTTAGGGTAAAGGGTGGGGCTGGGAGCTGAAGAATGAGGGCTAGGGTCAGAGGTCAGCCACAGGCCTCAGGGTGGCTGCCGCACCCTCCAGGGCCACCACCAGGATGCTGAGCTGCCTCTGCACCTCAGCCCAGGCTGCAGATCCAGGGCCTGTGTTCGTGGCCTTGGAGCAGGCATTGGACAGGCCCGGGAACGTGGCTACAGAGCCGGTGCGGGGTGCCCAGAGCACGTGGCTATTGGGAGAAAGGGGGGAGGATCAGGGTCATTCAGGGCCCAGGAATGGAACAGCTTCTGTGTACAGCTAGGCACAAAAGCACCTCTCCACTGGTGGTGGGAAGAGATGTAGGTTCTAGTCCCAGGGTGACCTTGACCGATTTGCCTCCCCTCCTTTGAGCCTGACTCCCCCACTGTCTCAAGGGACTGGGTTGTGCTCTGAAGGTCAGCAAAACGGCCATTCTCTTCTCGCAGCGGATGTCCATTGTCCAGCCTCATCTCACTGCCCCTCCCAAGAGCTTCGGGACAGGCTCACCTGTAGTAGCGTTCCTCTGGAAAGGCTCGAGAATTCAGGAAAGTCCGTTCCAAGAGCATCAGCTGGTCATTGAGCATCCGCACCTGCAGGGGGCTGGAGGTGACAGGACCCTCTGGTCACCCTACAGCCAGCAGCCCAGCTGCCAGCCTGCACCCTGCCCTGGATGCCGCCCTCCCAGACACCTGCTTGCAGCCCTTGCTCACTCGGGGGTGCCCTTCTGCAGTGCTGATATGTGTTGGCCCAACACCATGGCTGCCTCCTCAAACTTCTCCACTGCGGTCACCAGAGGTCCTGTGGGGAACAGCCAGCATCTTAGCCCTGGAGGTGCAGGGCTCCCCACACCTCAATGTCAGGGGCTCCGTACCCAGGCTGATGCCATGCTGCTCCAACAGGCCACTGAGTTCTTGCTGGGCAGCCTGCAGGAAGCCGCGGAGGGTCTCGCTGTAGTCACTGACGTTTAGAGGCAAGAAGAGGCTGTCACTGAGCCGGAGAAGCACACTACCCGCGGTCCGGGCCACGGCCTGATGGCTGCTGAAACCTTGCAGGGAGGGCGACAAGGCCAGGGCTCAGTCTTCAGCCCATTCTCCTTCAGCCTCAGGAAGCCCCTTGCCCCCATCCTCACCAGGGTCCAAAAACTTGTCCACGTAATCAAAGGTGTCAAAGGCTGTGTGGTAGGTGGGGTAGATCCGGGCTGAGGTCTTGCTCTGGGGGAGAAAGACCCAGAGGTGACAAGCTTGGGATGGGAAGTGGAAGGAGGTGTACAACATAGAAACATTATTTCAATTCAGTTGTCACCACATCTATGAGGAAGGTTCTAggattcccactttacagaggcagaaacaggctcagagaggttaagtaaccttcCTGacgtcacacagctaataagtggcagagttgggtcAGGTGCCAGTTTCCTGTTTCACGTGAAGAACCTGGGGCTTTGCAGTCAGAGAAGaggattcaaatctcagctccaccactCAGGAGCAGTGTGGCCGTGGAGGGGACAAAGGGCATTCTGGAGCATCAAACCAGGAGACGGGGCACTCTGCATCCCTTATATCATTTCACCTTCAAACTACCCCTGTTTTATATTGTTCTTTAATCTGTTCTgagataaacttttttttccctcacatttTAAGATCTCTGGAATCAGGATGCTTATTACAGTTAGTGTCATCCTGCAACTAACTgacagtggggtttttttttcctcccgaATAGTACATATCATAACAGCGCATCTTATCCTCAGTAGTATCTTAAATTTGATAAAATAACACTGATGAGGGTAAGCATACTCAAAGAAACTGGGCTGAGGTAGCAGAGCTACTGAGTGATGGAGCCAGATTCAGTTTGCATTGGAGCAGCGCAAAGGAGAGGAGGGGGCTGGTGGAACAAGGTACCGGGCTGGGGGACGGAGAGGTGCCCGCTTACCCGGTCATAGGTGTAGGCGATGTCCATGGAAGAGATGCCCAGGAAGTGAACGAAGGGTGCGTAGTCGCTGCCAGCCCCCAGAGTGCCCAGGCTGCGGGAAGGAAGATGATCAGGCTGAAGGGTGCTGGGCCGGCTCACCAGCCCGGAGTCCCCATCCCGGCTCTGGGCTCACCTGGGGACCAGGCCGTACACCGGGCTGCTGCGGTTGGAATATCGGATCCAATTGTCATAGATGCTGAGACTGCTGGGGCCCGGCGCGGGGATCTGAGCGGAGGGGAATCTAGTCTGCGGGCTGGCCCCTCCCTAGGCCCAACGGCCAGGCGGGTCCTCCGCTCTGCCCACCCGAGTCTCCAGCCTACGCACAGTCCTGCGGGT includes:
- the SNX15 gene encoding sorting nexin-15 isoform X1 translates to MSRQAKDDFLRHYTVSDPRTHPKGYTEYKVTAQFISKRDPEDVKEVVVWKRYSDFRKLHGDLAYTHRNLFRRLEEFPAFPRAQVFGRFEASVIEERRKGAEDLLRFTVHIPALNNSPQLKEFFRGGEVTRPSETSRDLNILPPPLIPTPPLDEPRVQPHEPWLPQPLPAERRGLEELEVPVDPPPSSPAQEALDLLFNCESAEDVSSSPARGPLTEAELALFDPFSKEEGVGPSPTHISELAALEAESERLDQEPWEPGGQVEEEDEEGGPTPAYLSQATELITQALRDEKAGAYPAALQGYRDGVHILLQGVPGDPSPARREGVKKKAAEYLKRAEEILHLHLSQLSP
- the SAC3D1 gene encoding SAC3 domain-containing protein 1 encodes the protein MPGYELPVGTCLDMCPAAERAQREKERRLHRFEVAPGRRGERPRADPQRAVKEYSRPAAGKSRPAPSQLRPPSVLLATVRYLASEVAERTDASRAEVASFVADRLRAVRLDLALQGAGDAEAALVLETALAVLLAVVARLGPNTAHGPADPMLLQAQVQEGFGSLRRCYALSAGPHSRQATFQSLFLLYNLGSLEALHEVLQLPAALRSCPALRTALAVDSAFREGNTARLFRLLRTLPYLQSCAVQCHVGRARRGALARLARALSTPKGQTLPLGFMVHLLALDGPKEAQDLCQAHGLPLDGQERVVFLRGRYTEEGLPPAGTCQVLVGNKLGGRTLEEVVMAEEEDEAMDRPRSVT
- the SNX15 gene encoding sorting nexin-15 isoform X3 translates to MSRQAKDDFLRHYTVSDPRTHPKGYTEYKVTAQFISKRDPEDVKEVVVWKRYSDFRKLHGDLAYTHRNLFRRLEEFPAFPRAQVFGRFEASVIEERRKGAEDLLRFTVHIPALNNSPQLKEFFRGGEVTRPSETSRDLNILPPPLIPTPPLDEPRVQPHEPWLPQPLPAERRGLEELEVPVDPPPSSPAQEALDLLFNCESAEDVSSSPARGPLTEAELALFDPFSKEGDPSPARREGVKKKAAEYLKRAEEILHLHLSQLSP
- the SNX15 gene encoding sorting nexin-15 isoform X2, which translates into the protein MSRQAKDDFLRHYTVSDPRTHPKGYTEYKVTAQFISKRDPEDVKEVVVWKRYSDFRKLHGDLAYTHRNLFRRLEEFPAFPRAQVFGRFEASVIEERRKGAEDLLRFTVHIPALNNSPQLKEFFRGGEVTRPSETSRDLNILPPPLIPTPPLDEPRVQPHEPWLPQPLPAERRGLEELEVPEGVGPSPTHISELAALEAESERLDQEPWEPGGQVEEEDEEGGPTPAYLSQATELITQALRDEKAGAYPAALQGYRDGVHILLQGVPGDPSPARREGVKKKAAEYLKRAEEILHLHLSQLSP